The window CAGGGAGAGGTAAAGGAGCTCTGCCTGATGATCCATCACCCCACCAGCAGACTCTCATGCCCACATGAATCCCTTCACCACACAGGGGCTTAGGCATTGTTCCTACCATCAGGGCTAATTGACtttgttaataaaaaatatatatctcaAAGTTTTAGCTAAATCTAAATATGATAATAATGTATTTAGCTCACAATAATTTAGCTCAAACTCTACAAATGAAGTTTTCATAACTTGGATGTTGAAGAGTGAACATCAGTATCATCTACActgcctggagagctgcatcagaaattaaattacttattttctactgttttcaacatttttcatGGACTCCATCTGTTATCACAATTCCTACTTGATGAAAAGCTCACACTTCACACAGGAGATAATCTTCAGCATTGCTTTTCCGAGCTTGGGActactgaaaatcaaaataaggGAATGAACGCCTGGAAAAGCACACAGATATATGTATAAAAGGAGTGTcatgatattttctttcttcgTGGCATAAATTATTGTCAAGACCAAACATACAAAGTTGATGCTGTACATCACTAAGAAGGAGAGGACAGATTTCATGGCTCTGATGTGGGCATCCATGCTGAGGTCCTTCATGGAGCTTGTCTGCATGGTGCGCTTGTGTctccagagagaaaagagaaggaaaacagcagcaaaggtgACTACCAGGAATGAAGCAGCAAATACGAAACCAGAGAGTAAAAAAGTAGATAAAAGATGCATATCCTTTCTGATAGTTACTTCCCAAAAATTTCCTGGGCAGGTGGAAGTGTTGTTGTTCCTCTGGAGAGTTTCAGAGAGGTCAGCGATAATGATGCTGATAGCCAAGGCTAAAATCTCTGACCCCAACAAGAACCAGGGCACCATCCTGTCAATTTTTACTTTCAGGTAGATGAAGAAGCTGTTCCTGAAATTGGCAATTTTTATGCAGTAGAAACcacaaagacaggctgagacCCACAAGttggaataattaaaaaaggtTACCAAAGATCTAATTAGTTGACGTATGGTTGGAACATGAAGAAAATCGGGATAAATCATTGAAAGGAAGCGATATATCCATGTGAAGCACAAATATGAAcacctggagcatcccagcagcagcaagatcTTCTCATTAGAGttcagggttttctttttgaCCCAGGCAATGCAAAGCACACAAACAATGAAAGCATTTATCCACATGCCcacaaacacctccagggtGATGATGGCCACAGTTGTGGCCCCATAGGAAGTGACATTGAAATGCTGTGTAGGGTGACAAGCTTCCATGGTgcaagctgcagagcagagctgtgctggccaagggggctgtggcagcagagcctgaggcAGTTCAGTGGCTGCTGTTGGTGGAGTGTCAGGGATGGCAAGAGAAGCTTTatagaggagctgctgctgctgctgccgctgctgctgggggcgattttggtgtcactgctgtgggcagcagggcaggtgcaGGGATGTAAATGTGCTGGGTATCCCCTTACCCGGGGCCAGCGTCACTCTTGACTATTTGAATGTTGGTttgggggggctgtgctgggtgacacaaagagcagagatgtttttctgcGCTGGGGAGTGTTTTGATGTTTAGGTTGATCCCTGTTTGATCAGTGTCAGGCTTCAGGATCTGGGTTCTTCTGTCCCTTTTTCACCAATGATGATCACTCAGAGTGGGGTTTGCACTGAGCAAAGCACATCCAGGGCAGTGAGATGAGTAATTTAAGTCAGGGAATCCTATTCTCAAAAACATTCATATTGATCTGCTCTACCCTTTGTGTCTTTTCTCTTCCTAATAATCTGAGCTCAGTACAGGCCAAGGGAATCTGTAGATATTTTCTATGTAAAGTAGTTCAGGGCAGAATCTTTGTTGCCATCTGATTTTAGACACTATTTTAAGTTTTGAATCATACAGgactaaaaataaatagtaaattgctttttaaatcaaatgTATCTGTCCTGTTTTACTGTCCCTGAGCTCCAAGTTGACAACATTTCAGATTACATTATAACATGCAATAAAATTTTCCAGTGGTACCTGAAAAATGCCCTGAATGTCCATAAGCCTGCTGTTTGTCTCAGCATTATCAGTTtatctaataaaatattatctttctACGACCTTTGCCAAAATTactcctgtcagggagtttCGCTAATGGCCTTCTGCTCTTTCATCCAGgcagatatttttatatatgctCCTATTTTTAATGTACACTTATTCATCTTTTCTATCTTGAATTATAGGTATTTGTAATACTTTAAAAGCAGAGCAACTGCTGTTGTTATCCTCTGCTGTGTATTTCGGATCTGAATGCTGGAGTTGTGAACCTGTAGGCATTTGACAAGTTCAGTCTTGTGTTGATTTCAAGCTCTGCAAAGGTAAACAGACTTACCTAAAAATTGGGAAGCTTCatgggtaatttttttattaaaattttcgTTGGTGCCAGTTTGATATGACAgtttttccagctcaggagacATTTGTTTTTGTAGGACATAAATTTCAGCACATTTCTGTGTCTGAGTTTTTCTGTGTTACAGTGGAGTTAAAACCAATGCAAGCAGATTAACAAAAGGTATTATCTGCATTTAGTGACACCAGGTAGTTCCTGTGTCTAGGAAACCAGGGTGGATCTGCCCTTGGGTATGGGAATACTGATGCACAGCAATTTTGGGCACTTCAGACAATGTGGAGTAAGAGACCAAAAGGCACCTACTGTACTTCCCAGagtggaagagcagcagcttttcccatcACCAAGTTTTTCCCAGAATTGCAGCCAATGGAATAATGTGCATGCACTGCCCTCCAGGGAGGACCAAATGCAACTGGTGGTGGAGTCCCTCTGctgtggagacaggctgagagctggggctgttcagcctggagaagagagagctccagggagaccttagagcctAGCACAGTGCCTAAAAGGCATCCAAGAGACCccttatatatatatctatggAAGCAAATATATGGTCTCAGAATGACTTATCTTTAGACACCTGCTTTAGGTTCTTGAGTTATTTTAAAGTTAAGGATACTAAAAACCAAGTGTTTCCCAGacagctttgcttttgcttcatttttttgcttcctttcccaCATCCACTGCCAAACATCTGGAAATATGGCCTTAGTGCTGTGTTTTGACTCTCTTTGCTTGCCTGTGAAAACAGCCTTGACATGCTGTATCTCGAGACATGCTTATTTTGCTAGTAGTATGTCCTGTTCAGCTTAGGTGTCAGCAACAATCCTTCCTAACAAAAAGTGTTAAAGAACATTCATTTATGTTAGTGAAGGATTAACGCTCTGGGGCCCTTCTTCTCTAAACAAGAAAAGATCTCTGTACTTTTTCCTCTGCAATGTTATCTCTTATGAACAGATTCCTCCTTTgatttctttacagaaaaatatattgcttaGCTTGAAGGGCTGACTTCTTTCAAGGACAGGCCCATTTCCTTCTCAAAACCTACTTACCCAAGCtctctgccttgtgctgtgGGTAGGGATGTCATGGCACAAGCCCTTTTCTAACTAATTGCTGAACATAGAGGTGAAAATCGTGAAAGACTTGACTTGTAATTTCAGACATGAAAGAAATTACATGCCTAAGCTAAAGGCACTCAGGCACTCCAGGGATTttggtgcagctgctgtgggcagcagggcaggtgcaGGGATGTAAATGTGCTGGGTATCCCCTTACTGGGGGCCAGTGTCACTCCTGACTATTCGAATGTTGGTttgggggggctgtgctgggtgacaCAAAGAGCGGAGATGTTTTTCTGCGGTGGAGAGTGTTTTGATTTTGATACTGATCCCTGTTTGATCAGTGTCAGGCTTCAGGACCTGGGTTCCTCTGTCCCTTTTTTGCCTATGAAGTTcatgcagagccctggctgtgctcagcaggtcAGGGGACTCATTGTCCTTTTCAGTCTGAGAGTCTGGGTGCTGCAACATTGAGCCCAGATGCGGGAGAAGTGGAGTTTATTTTGAGCCTTCACAGGCATAGAAATCgatgtttgtttttccaatGGCATTGCCTTAAGTGTAAAGGGATGAGCCCCAGAGTGCGCCAGGTGATGGGAGCAAGAAatcaaagctgcatttttttacaGGTTTAATTTCGAAAATATGATGTAAAAGGGTAAAAATCAGGACAagtccctgtgccagtgttcCCATCTCCTCTGCATGGGAAAGTGAAGGCTTTTAATATGGCACCATGCTGAGTTTCCCCCACACTGCAGTGCCCTAAAGCTTCCTAATGAATTTGGACCCTGAAAGCTGTGAGgtttttcccagggaatttcTGTTAAAGTGTGGGAAtctataaagttagagggtttctATATTCTTTCTTTGGCCTGCTGCCTAGACAGCAAGTTGTTCTCATCTCTCCATTGCCATAACaatgtaatgagactgatgctggatAAATAAACAGCTGAAGACGCTTGTCAAGCTCAAGTAGCCCCGTTCCATTCAtgtctgtatataaactgcGGACGTACATTAAAGCACTCTCAGGCATGGAATACCCATGCATTTTCAGTACGCACAGGACCTGTCCCGTCTGGCCTTGCATATTTCCTTAGGAAATACCATTCACTTTTGAGAAGGGAAACTAAAAATTgcaaactggaaaacaaaggctAACAAACACTCTGAAATGtagataccatcaaaggaattgcaattcaaaaaaaccccaaaaaatcccgaaaattgAGAGATTTTGTATCTGAAAACGTGGTCTGTCAGGATGTAAACACCAGCgcaacagaacaaaacaagcCAAACCTAAGCTCACGGATGTTGCAAAAGCTAGGGAAAAAGTCaagaaggaagacaaaactTGCAGGGCAACATATGAGAGTCAGGACAtgcatatttaataaaaaaaaaaagaaccaaaaaattCTTCTCCAAAGTCAAAGCTCTCAAAAGGCATTACCATATGCTTTCAAGGGCAGGGACATGCAACAAAGCTTGCCAACATTGATCCCCACTGAAAgccaaaacagaaaggaaggacttacaaacactctggaatggagataccatcaaaggaattgcactttgaggagaaaaaagaaaaattggaaatttggtgACTAGAAggaaatggaccgggattatgttaggtgcagtgcaaaggaccaaaagaggccaaaactaagctcacagatgttgcaaaagcaggggaaatagtcaaggaagaaaaaataaattggaggGGAAGTCATGAGGGCCCTGGCTTGGatatttaaggaagaaaaaaaaaaaaaaaaccaaattattccCTGAAGTCAAAGCCATTAAAAAGGCACGATCATATGCCATCAAttgcagggacatgcagcaatgCTTGCCAACATTGATCCCCACTGAAAgccaaaacagaaaggaaggacttacaaacactctggaatggagataccatcaaaggaacTGCactttgaggagaaaaaaagaaaatttggaaatttggtgACTAGAAggaaatggaccgggattatgttaggtgcagtgcaaaggaccaaaagaggccaaaactaagctcacagatgttgcaaaatcAGGGGAAACATCAAGGAGGAAtacacaacttggaggggaagtCATGAGGGACATGGCCTTGATagatataaaaaagaaataaaaaaagataaaactatCCCCCAAAGACACAGCCATCAGAAGGCATGGtcatatgccatcaagtgcagggacataCAGCAAAGATTGCCAACACTGATCCCCACTGAAAgccaaaacagaaaggaaggacttacaaacactctggaatggagataccatcaaaggaatggcacttggaggagaaaaaaagaaaaaattggaaatttggtgACTAGAAggaaatggaccgggattatgttaggtgcagtgcaaaggaccaaaagaggtgtcgtgggtttacaggaagcaggttttctgggaatggagtggccagaggccaataggtgttcagattttaaattgacaccaggcttggcccctgagggtggatgcgcctctgagaacacaggggcttagaagcagagcactcccttgggctccctctttgatttccggccagcaaagaggcaaggcctcccctgccggcttcgagctgggcgggggaggagaaaacctgcggcccggcagaggtaggcctgatccctcaggatggaagggtggtgggggcaccaggaggcgttgggcagcccccccccaggaaagacagagggagagaggccccgagaagatttgggcagccccccccccagccagaagacgagagagaAAGCTGctacgggcctgtggccttgaagtgatatcggcctgtggagaaggagggggaaggggggagtgcagcagggaaggagcctggccgcgtgcagaagtttgttaacccctttctggacaatgaaaacctcacagagcatttggacctttcccggaggggagatggagtggatgataaagaggaaatgggcaagagaatggcagtcggagcagtgagtgaggctgggagagtaaagaagaggctggaaagagatgatggagtagctggttgctggactctttttggtacagccatggacagaaccatgcttcctcgcgacacagaggctgcatgcaggggggaggcgatggctcagaactgagatgagttcagttttggagaccccccggccccagggggtagacaagtatgggggggacaagaggtcccgagatgagagaaaactgtgcttttttttggaactggtcaaagcacccttaaaaggataacccttgaagcagctctgttccttgtccagtggtgagagcgctgggcatgcaaggaagaggtcaccatggccccaagaaggactcctctccaCTTGAcggactggaattgagtatttacagggtgatggatgaagagttgaaatttggaagatgtattggaaatgtggtgggggggaggaggaaatgctttttgtggagttttcattttccaggggtgtgtgtgtgtgtgtgtgtgtgtgtgtggtttgttttccttttgtagtttagttaataaacttttttttctaaggtagaggcctgctttgcttatttcctggtcacatctcacagcaaacaccagggaagtatattttcatgggggactggcattgtgccagtgtcaaaccatgacaagaggccaaaactaagctcacagatgttgcaaaagcaggggaaatactcaaggaagAAGACATAAATTGAGGGGAAGTCATGAGGGACATGGATTGgatatttaagaaagaaaaaaaaaaaaaaaaataagaaaaaaatttccccgaattcaaagccatcaaaaggcatgatcatatgccatcaagtgcagggacataCAGCAAAGATTGCCAACATTGTTCGCCACTGAAAgccaaaacagaaaggaagaacttacaaacactctggaatggagataccatcaaaggaatgGCAATTggattagaaaagaaaaaaaaaaattggaaatttggtgACTAGAAggaaatggaccgggattatgttaggtgcagtgcaaaggaccaaaagaggccaaaactaagctcacagatgttgcaaaagcaggggaaaacaTCAAGGAGGGAGACACAACTTGCAGGGGATGATGTGAGCATCATGGCATGGAtactttaataaaataaaaaaaacccaaaaagtcttccccaaagtcaaagccatcaaaaggcatggcatgccagCAAGTGCAGGGACACGCAGCAAAGCTTCTCCTCttggtccccattgaaatcgcaagattccgtttcccttcccgaaaggaaatgaaatttcctttcgggaagggaaacggaatcttgcgaacccaaaaagaaaggcttacaaacactctgcaaaggagataggatcaaatgaaatgcaattggaaagaacccaaaaaaaccccgaacATTAGGAGATGTTGTGTCTTCAAAACCTGCCTTTTGAGGAAATAAACAGCAGTGCAAAGGACAAAACCAGGCCAAAACTAAGTTCGCaaatgttgcaaaagcaggggaaaaagtcaaggaggaagacccaatttggaggggaagatatgagggacatggccTTGATagatataaaaaagaaataaaaaaagataaagctATTCCCCAAAGACAAAGCCATCAAAGGCATGGTCacatgccatcaagtgcagggacatgcagcaaagatTGCCAACATTGATCCCCACTGAAAgccaaaacagaaaggaaggacttacaaacactctggaatggagataccatcaaaggaattgcactttgaggagaaa of the Camarhynchus parvulus chromosome 3, STF_HiC, whole genome shotgun sequence genome contains:
- the LOC115902473 gene encoding taste receptor type 2 member 9-like, producing the protein MEACHPTQHFNVTSYGATTVAIITLEVFVGMWINAFIVCVLCIAWVKKKTLNSNEKILLLLGCSRCSYLCFTWIYRFLSMIYPDFLHVPTIRQLIRSLVTFFNYSNLWVSACLCGFYCIKIANFRNSFFIYLKVKIDRMVPWFLLGSEILALAISIIIADLSETLQRNNNTSTCPGNFWEVTIRKDMHLLSTFLLSGFVFAASFLVVTFAAVFLLFSLWRHKRTMQTSSMKDLSMDAHIRAMKSVLSFLVMYSINFVCLVLTIIYATKKENIMTLLLYIYLCAFPGVHSLILIFSSPKLGKAMLKIISCVKCELFIK